One genomic region from Jiangella sp. DSM 45060 encodes:
- a CDS encoding type II secretion system F family protein: MTTTQLAVLLGLGAGAGLLVLLRELVGRVGRLPHPVFTAQRLTGTAGPGADPTRVAGTFADADADLPPTTHPNAAGVTTPTIHSNAAGVTTPSIRPDPSGIDDGGLAGRLGRVVLRRAAGSSLLHVPYRDLALLRRSVAHFLGERAICAAVGLVLPTAASAALSIGGARLPFVVPAVTGLVTALLLSYLPLYTVADLARAKRAEFRRAMSTYVDLVALERAAGSGATQSLESAARIGESWAFQRVRDELAHARWAGVPAWEALRTVGRELRLPELTDTGDVMRMSARDGATVYDVLRTRASAMRSELLTSDQARAGSRTERATAPLAATAVVFMLLLAAPVAMRIG, from the coding sequence ATGACGACGACGCAGTTGGCGGTCCTGCTCGGGCTGGGCGCTGGAGCCGGGCTCCTCGTGCTGCTCCGTGAACTGGTCGGACGGGTGGGCCGGCTCCCGCATCCGGTGTTCACGGCGCAGCGGCTCACCGGAACGGCCGGTCCCGGCGCCGACCCCACCCGCGTCGCTGGGACGTTCGCGGACGCCGATGCGGACCTCCCACCGACCACTCACCCCAACGCCGCCGGCGTCACCACACCGACCATCCACTCCAACGCAGCCGGCGTCACCACACCGTCCATCCGCCCCGACCCATCCGGCATCGACGATGGCGGGCTGGCGGGCCGGCTGGGGCGAGTGGTCCTGCGACGTGCCGCCGGGTCGTCGTTGCTGCACGTCCCGTACCGCGACCTCGCCCTGCTCCGGCGCAGCGTGGCGCACTTCCTCGGCGAGCGCGCCATCTGCGCGGCCGTCGGTCTCGTGCTGCCGACGGCGGCCTCGGCGGCGTTGTCGATCGGCGGCGCCAGGCTCCCGTTCGTCGTGCCGGCGGTGACCGGCCTGGTCACGGCCCTGCTGCTGTCGTACCTGCCGCTCTACACCGTCGCCGACCTCGCCCGTGCCAAACGCGCGGAGTTCCGGCGGGCCATGTCCACCTACGTCGACCTCGTCGCCCTCGAACGCGCGGCCGGCTCCGGCGCCACGCAGTCGTTGGAGTCGGCGGCCCGCATCGGCGAGTCGTGGGCGTTCCAGCGCGTGCGCGACGAACTGGCGCACGCCCGCTGGGCCGGCGTCCCGGCCTGGGAGGCGCTGCGGACGGTGGGCCGCGAGCTCCGGCTGCCCGAGCTGACCGACACCGGCGACGTCATGCGCATGTCCGCCCGCGACGGCGCCACCGTCTATGACGTGCTCCGCACCCGCGCGTCGGCCATGCGCAGCGAGCTGCTGACCAGCGATCAAGCACGCGCCGGGTCTCGCACCGAGCGGGCGACGGCGCCGCTGGCCGCCACGGCGGTCGTGTTCATGCTGCTCCTCGCCGCCCCCGTCGCGATGCGGATCGGGTGA
- a CDS encoding type II secretion system F family protein has product MRPAVAAITAVAGLGGLAAAGFGLARAPDDPAAPQRAVLARCAKALRGATPAARRARRRLAAAGVVGLVVWLVTGWLLAVALIPAAVWGLPVLLQTSSAKSDIIRLEAMSDWAQNLATVLGVGVGIEQAVAGSLVTAPEPIRPQVARLVARLRARWDTETALRTFADDLDDATGDLLAAALILGARRRGNQLSSVLDGLAAAVRDDVRARRSIDAEQARGRTTARLVTAISAGGLGLMLVTPYADPYRGGSGQLLLIGLLIGYVGCLVWMRRITATPRQPRILVAGGAP; this is encoded by the coding sequence ATGAGGCCGGCCGTCGCCGCCATCACCGCGGTCGCCGGGCTGGGCGGGCTGGCGGCCGCTGGGTTCGGTCTGGCCAGAGCGCCGGACGATCCGGCGGCGCCCCAGCGCGCCGTGCTCGCCCGTTGCGCCAAGGCGCTCCGTGGCGCCACTCCGGCCGCCCGCCGGGCCCGTCGCCGCCTCGCCGCAGCCGGCGTCGTCGGGCTGGTGGTGTGGCTGGTCACGGGCTGGTTGCTGGCCGTCGCGCTCATTCCGGCGGCCGTGTGGGGGCTGCCAGTGCTGCTGCAGACCTCGTCCGCGAAGTCCGACATCATCCGGCTGGAGGCCATGAGTGACTGGGCTCAGAACCTCGCCACCGTGCTCGGGGTCGGCGTCGGCATCGAGCAGGCCGTCGCCGGCAGCCTGGTCACGGCGCCCGAACCCATCCGGCCGCAGGTCGCCCGGCTCGTGGCGCGGTTGCGGGCCCGCTGGGACACCGAGACAGCCCTGCGCACGTTCGCCGACGACCTCGACGACGCCACCGGCGATCTCCTCGCCGCGGCGCTGATCCTCGGCGCCCGTCGTCGCGGCAACCAGCTCAGCAGCGTCCTCGACGGCCTGGCCGCGGCCGTGCGCGACGACGTCCGCGCGCGGCGGAGCATCGACGCCGAGCAGGCGCGCGGCCGCACCACGGCCCGCTTGGTCACGGCGATCAGCGCGGGCGGGCTCGGCCTCATGCTGGTCACGCCGTACGCCGACCCCTACCGCGGCGGCTCCGGCCAGCTGCTGCTCATCGGCCTGCTGATCGGCTACGTCGGCTGTCTGGTGTGGATGCGCCGCATCACCGCCACACCGCGGCAACCCCGGATCCTCGTCGCCGGCGGTGCGCCATGA
- a CDS encoding CpaF family protein produces the protein MSDPQITGLPIFTAPPDATAAGTGPPRRSIREALAALPLATPRGEPDVDWALVRAFRQQAATRLSDHVDDTTTEAGRRAAGREIIAQLLDEHVRQTVTTGGATVGVDHQAVLAQAIFDALFGLGRLQPLVDDPAVENIEVYGAEPVVVIDGDGRISRRPPVVESPEELVDLLTFLASRGGSSERTFSTASPSLHLHLHGGHRLAASGWTTHQPVVVIRRHRLVDIDLDDLVERGTLTPQAAAFLRAAVRSRRSIVVSGSMGAGKTTLTRALANEIDPEEKLGTIETEYELGLHHLRERHRRIIAWEARPGSGERGPDGRAVGEITLDDLVYDALRMNLDRLIVGEVRGREVLPMFKAMQSGAGSLSTIHAHSARASIERLVTCAMEAGHRVSAEFAYRQIAQHVDLVVHVETRTAPSDGRRRRVVTEIIALEPGERGLPAITDVFRIGPGGELRPDSTPSWLAGLPPAESAWATGLSAATASHEPPPAHYRRGASPSSATSSWAADPPVESGWSTNPPNAFAPHNTPPPPSGWGAGRPATAASQNTHPPESGRSTDPPTAVAPHDTPPPELPPPDGNVRRGAGDPRPQPRMALPRLTRRTGGRS, from the coding sequence ATGAGCGATCCGCAGATCACCGGACTACCGATCTTCACGGCACCGCCCGACGCCACGGCCGCCGGCACCGGCCCGCCGCGGCGCAGCATCCGCGAGGCGCTCGCCGCGCTGCCGCTGGCCACCCCACGCGGCGAGCCCGACGTCGACTGGGCCCTGGTCCGCGCGTTCCGCCAGCAGGCGGCCACGCGGCTGTCCGATCACGTCGACGACACCACCACCGAAGCCGGGCGCCGTGCGGCCGGTCGCGAGATCATCGCCCAGCTCCTCGACGAGCACGTCCGGCAGACGGTCACCACAGGCGGCGCCACCGTCGGCGTCGACCACCAGGCCGTGCTCGCCCAGGCGATCTTCGACGCCCTCTTCGGCCTGGGCCGGCTGCAGCCGCTCGTCGACGATCCCGCCGTCGAGAACATCGAGGTCTACGGCGCCGAGCCCGTGGTCGTCATCGACGGCGACGGCCGCATCAGCCGGCGGCCACCGGTCGTCGAGTCCCCCGAGGAGCTCGTCGACCTCCTGACGTTCCTCGCCTCGCGCGGCGGGAGCAGCGAGCGGACGTTCTCGACGGCCAGCCCGAGCCTGCATCTGCACCTGCACGGCGGGCACCGGCTGGCCGCGTCGGGGTGGACGACGCACCAGCCCGTCGTGGTCATCCGCCGCCACCGCCTGGTCGACATCGACCTCGACGACCTCGTCGAGCGCGGCACTCTGACTCCTCAGGCCGCAGCGTTCCTGCGGGCGGCGGTCCGGTCGCGCCGCAGCATCGTCGTGTCCGGTTCCATGGGCGCCGGCAAGACCACCCTGACCAGGGCTCTGGCCAACGAGATCGATCCCGAGGAGAAGCTCGGCACCATCGAGACCGAGTACGAGCTCGGTCTGCATCACCTGCGCGAGCGGCATCGGCGCATCATCGCCTGGGAGGCCCGGCCCGGCAGCGGTGAACGCGGCCCCGACGGTCGTGCCGTCGGCGAGATCACCCTCGACGACCTCGTCTACGACGCGCTCCGCATGAACCTCGACCGCCTCATCGTCGGCGAGGTGCGCGGGCGCGAGGTGCTGCCGATGTTCAAGGCCATGCAGTCCGGCGCCGGCTCGCTCTCGACCATCCACGCCCACTCCGCCCGCGCGTCGATCGAACGCCTGGTCACCTGCGCCATGGAGGCCGGTCACCGCGTCTCCGCCGAGTTCGCCTACCGCCAGATCGCCCAGCACGTCGACCTCGTCGTCCACGTCGAAACCCGCACCGCCCCCTCCGACGGCCGGCGCCGGCGAGTGGTCACCGAGATCATCGCGCTCGAGCCGGGCGAGCGTGGGTTACCGGCCATCACCGACGTGTTCCGCATCGGCCCCGGCGGTGAGTTGCGGCCCGACTCCACACCGTCCTGGCTGGCCGGCCTGCCACCGGCCGAGTCGGCGTGGGCTACAGGCCTGTCGGCCGCTACCGCATCACACGAACCCCCGCCGGCCCACTACCGCCGGGGCGCCAGCCCATCATCGGCCACGTCCAGTTGGGCCGCCGATCCACCGGTCGAGTCTGGATGGAGCACCAACCCGCCGAACGCCTTCGCCCCACACAACACCCCACCACCCCCGTCCGGATGGGGCGCTGGCCGTCCGGCCACTGCCGCGTCACAGAACACCCATCCGCCCGAATCCGGAAGGAGCACCGACCCGCCGACCGCCGTGGCCCCACATGACACCCCACCACCCGAGCTCCCGCCGCCCGACGGCAACGTCCGCCGCGGCGCAGGCGATCCGCGTCCGCAGCCGCGCATGGCGCTGCCCCGGCTCACCAGGCGCACCGGAGGCCGGTCATGA
- a CDS encoding SAF domain-containing protein produces the protein MTQSIRPEGADDPFDQPFDAGFDIPGPPVRRYRRRPALIGLGVGLLATCGAGAAYLAQTSGDTVPVLAVTDTVHRGEVLDASRLTTARAAPDPAVRPVAASRLPDVVGQRASTDLPAGTLLTDAALTTADVPAAGQSVVGVAVTEAQLPQSDLVPGDHVRVFGTPSLGDAPPSDSPRAVAATVVGVSAVLDSGHVVVDVVVANDIAGTLVAKAATGRVAIVLDAAQGGDDR, from the coding sequence ATGACGCAGAGCATCCGGCCAGAAGGCGCCGACGACCCGTTCGACCAGCCATTCGACGCCGGGTTCGACATCCCGGGCCCGCCCGTGCGGCGTTACCGGCGGCGGCCCGCGCTCATCGGGCTGGGCGTCGGTCTGCTGGCCACGTGTGGCGCGGGCGCGGCCTACCTGGCACAGACGTCCGGCGACACCGTCCCGGTGCTGGCGGTCACCGACACCGTGCACCGGGGCGAGGTGCTCGACGCCTCCCGGCTCACCACGGCGCGTGCGGCGCCCGATCCAGCGGTGCGGCCGGTCGCGGCGAGCCGGCTCCCTGACGTCGTCGGGCAGCGCGCCAGCACCGACCTGCCGGCCGGCACGCTGCTCACCGACGCCGCGCTCACCACGGCCGACGTCCCGGCTGCGGGGCAGAGCGTGGTCGGCGTTGCGGTCACCGAGGCGCAGTTGCCGCAGTCCGACCTCGTCCCGGGCGACCACGTCCGCGTCTTCGGCACGCCGAGCCTCGGCGACGCGCCGCCGTCCGACTCGCCCCGCGCGGTCGCGGCCACAGTGGTCGGCGTCTCCGCGGTCCTCGACTCCGGGCACGTGGTGGTCGACGTCGTGGTCGCCAACGACATCGCCGGCACGCTGGTGGCGAAGGCCGCCACCGGCCGGGTCGCCATCGTGCTCGACGCCGCGCAGGGCGGTGACGACCGATGA